From one Microbacterium sp. 10M-3C3 genomic stretch:
- the rpmD gene encoding 50S ribosomal protein L30, whose protein sequence is MAARLKVTQIKSKVSEKQNQRDTLRSLGLKRIGDSVVRPDDAQTRGYVKTVAHLVKVEEID, encoded by the coding sequence ATGGCCGCGCGCCTCAAGGTCACGCAGATCAAGTCCAAGGTGAGCGAGAAGCAGAACCAGCGCGACACGCTGCGTTCGCTGGGTCTCAAGCGGATCGGCGACTCGGTCGTCCGTCCCGACGACGCGCAGACGCGCGGCTACGTCAAGACCGTCGCGCACCTCGTGAAGGTTGAGGAGATCGACTGA